A genomic window from Rattus norvegicus strain BN/NHsdMcwi chromosome 9, GRCr8, whole genome shotgun sequence includes:
- the Stk11ip gene encoding serine/threonine-protein kinase 11-interacting protein isoform X2: MTTAPRDSVVWKLAGLLRESGDAVLSGCSTLSLLTATLQQLNRVFELYLGPWGPGQTGFVALPSHPADSPVILQLQFLFDVLQKTLSLKLVHTPGVGLPGPIKIFPFKSLRQLELRGVPIHSLCGLRGIYSQLETLVCNRSIQALEELLSACGGDLCSALPWLALLSADFSYNALSNLDSSLRLLSALRFLNLSHNHIQDCKGFLMHTTRLGILDDLGQVSQLPASFTCKDLSELYHLDISYNHLRLVPRMGPSGAALGTLILRANELRSLQGNTTPHPLTHNMPPQGLLSSAVGLEQLKNLRHLDVAYNLLEGHTELAPLWLLAELRKLYLEGNPLWFHPAHRATTAQYLSPRARDAAHGFLLDGKVLSLKDLQTSESSRLGPMTQPLSWPVGSTTETSGGPELSDSLSSGGIVAQAPLRKVKSRVRVRRASISEPSDTDPELRTLDPSPAGWFVQQHRELELLASFRERFGCDWLQYRSHLETMGSPPLATIKTPALGTPPLDAQSLETARSPPAIGEDTKESPEKVSEEGREELEPHEEEREEQEREEGSREDLGEEEEQEQKAVEAELCRPMLVCPLQGTEGVQGRECFLRVTSAHLFEVGLQAAQTLERLELQSLVSAELQSETESQREPGSEGSGPPSGAPVLVLRFSYICPDRQLRCYAVLEPEAHEAIQELLAVLTPFTSVKDQQPGEAKDPQGPRFQCLRCSCEFKPQEPRLGLESDDGWKPLFQNTESPVVCPNCGSDHVVLLAVSGEVPNRERNQEEQSSDSACDLADHSGCPSVPDGIPPQASISHGCSSWNLSPTLGHTGFRSVDHRLRLFLDVEVFSDSEEEFQCCTKVPVVLAGHTRESLCLVVVSDRMLYLLKVTGPICGPPASWLEPTLAIPLQDLSGMELGLAGQSLRLEWAAGTGHCVLLPRDARQCRAFLEELTGVLQSLPRTQRNCISATEETVTPQHRLWPLLGKDTSAETPQFFYLRAFLAEGKAESAGSSTCPVSLLLTLSTLYLLDEDPVRSHAESPLPVGSGEASEQPAPQGPGPSLQVREQQPLSSLSSVQLYRTSPLDLRLIFYDEVSRLESFWALRVVCGEQLTDLLAWIREPWEELFSIGLRTVTQEALDLDR, encoded by the exons ATGACGACCGCCCCGCGGGACTCAGTAGTGTGGAAGCTCGCGGGACTTTTGCGGGAGTCGG gGGATGCAGTTCTCTCTGGCTGTAGCACACTGAGCCTGCTAACAGCCACACTGCAGCAGCTGAACAGAGTGTTTGAACTGTACCTAGGGCCATGGGGCCCCGGCCAGACAGGCTTTGTGGCTCTTCCCTCCCACCCTGCAGACTCACCAGTCATCCTCCAGCTTCAGTTCCTTTTCGATGTGCTGCAGAAAACACTGTCACTCAAG CTGGTCCACACCCCTGGTGTTGGCCTTCCAGGGCCTATCAAGATTTTCCCCTTCAAGTCCCTTCGACAGCTGGAG CTTCGAGGAGTCCCTATCCACAGCCTGTGTGGCCTCCGTGGCATCTACTCACAGCTAGAGACCCTGGTTTGTAACAGAAGCATCCAGGCACTAGAG GAGCTCTTGTCGGCCTGCGGTGGGGACCTCTGCTCTGCCCTCCCCTGGCTAGCCTTGCTCTCTGCCGACTTCAGCTACAATGCACTTAGCAACTTAGACAGCTCCCTG CGACTCCTGTCCGCTCTGCGCTTCCTCAACCTGAGCCACAACCATATCCAGGACTGCAAAGGCTTCCTGATG CATACAACAAGGCTTGGAATACTGGATGACCTAGGGCAAGTCAGTCAGCTTCCTGCTTCGTTCACCTGTAAG GACTTATCTGAGCTGTACCATTTGGACATCTCCTATAACCACCTGCGCTTGGTGCCAAGAATGGGACCGTCAGGGGCTGCTCTGGGGACTCTGATCCTGAGGGCCAATGAGCTTCGGAGCCTTCAGG GGAACACAACACCACACCCCCTCACCCACAACATGCCTCCACAAGGCCTTCTCTCCTCTGCCGTAGGCCTGGAGCAGCTGAAGAACCTGCGGCATCTCGATGTGGCCTATAACCTTCTAGAAGGACACACAGAGCTGGCACCACTATGGCTGCTGGCTGAGCTCCGTAAG CTCTATCTGGAAGGTAACCCTTTGTGGTTCCACCCTGCGCACCGGGCAACCACCGCTCAGTACTTGTCACCTCGGGCCAGAGATGCTGCTCATGGC TTCCTTCTTGATGGCAAGGTTTTGTCCCTGAAGGATCTTCAG ACTTCAGAATCTTCACGGCTTGGTCCCATGACCCAACCTTTGTCCTGGCCAGTGGGGAGTACCACTGAAACCTCAGGTGGCCCTGAGCTGAGTGATAGCCTCTCCTCAGGGGGCATTGTGGCCCAGGCTCCACTTCGTAAGGTTAAG AGCCGAGTCCGTGTGAGGCGGGCTAGCATCTCTGAGCCCAGTGACACAGACCCAGAGCTTCGAACTCTGGACCCCTCCCCGGCTG GGTGGTTTGTGCAGCAACACCGGGAACTTGAGCTGCTGGCCAGCTTCCGGGAGCGGTTTGGCTGTGACTGGCTGCAGTATAGGAGCCACCTGGAGACCATGGGGAGCCCCCCTCTTGCCACCATCAAGACTCCTGCCCTTGGAACCCCTCCTCTGGATGCCCAGAGCCTGGAGACTGCACGCAGCCCTCCAGCGATAGGGGAAGACACTAAGGAATCGCCAGAGAAGGTGtcagaggaaggcagggaggagctCGAGCCCCacgaagaagagagggaagagcaggagagagaagagggatcGAGAGAGGacctgggggaggaagaggagcaggagcagaaggcagTGGAAG CAGAGCTCTGTCGCCCCATGTTGGTGTGTCCCTTGCAGGGAACTGAGGGCGTGCAAGGAAGGGAGTGCTTTCTCCGGGTCACTTCTGCCCACTTGTTTGAAGTGGGACTCCAAGCAGCCCAGACTCTGGAGCGGCTGGAGCTACAGAGCCTGGTGTCAGCTGAGCTACAGTCAGAGACTGAAAGCCAGAGAGAACCAGGGTCTGAG GGCTCAGGCCCACCCTCTGGGGCTCCAGTTCTTGTTCTGCGCTTTTCCTACATTTGTCCCGACCGGCAGTTGCGTTGCTATGCTGTGCTGGAGCCAGAGGCCCATGAAGCCATCCAG GAGCTACTTGCTGTACTGACCCCATTCACCAGCGTGAAAGACCAGCAGCCTGGGGAGGCCAAGGACCCACAGGGGCCCAGATTCCAGTGCCTGCGCTGTAGCTGTGAGTTCAAGCCTCAGGAGCCCAGGTTGGGACTGGAGAGTGACGACGGCTGGAAGCCTCTGTTTCAAAATACAG AATCTCCTGTTGTGTGTCCAAACTGTGGGAGTGACCATGTGGTTCTCCTAGCTGTGTCTGGGGAAGTCCCTAATAGAGAGCGGAACCAGGAAGAACAATCATCAGATTCTGCCTGTGACCTTGCTGACCACAGTGGCTGTCCCAGTGTGCCTGACGGCATCCCACCTCAGGCATCCATATCCCATGGCTGCAGCAGCTGGAACCTCAGCCCGA CCCTTGGACACACAGGTTTTCGATCTGTGGACCACCGACTCCGGCTCTTCCTGGATGTTGAGGTGTTCAGTGACTCCGAGGAGGAGTTCCAGTGCTGCACCAAG GTGCCGGTGGTGTTAGCAGGCCACACGAGGGAGTCTCTGTGCCTTGTGGTTGTGTCTGACCGTATGCTTTACCTGTTGAAGGTGACAGGGCCCATCTG CGGGCCTCCTGCTAGCTGGCTTGAGCCCACCCTGGCCATTCCTCTGCAGGATCTGAGTGGCATGGAGCTTGGCCTTGCAGGCCAGAGCCTTCGTTTAGAGTGGGCAGCTGGGACTGGCCACTGTGTGCTGCTGCCCCGAGATGCCAGGCAGTGCCGTGCCTTCCTTGAGGAGCTCACTG GGGTTTTGCAGTCTCTGCCTCGTACCCAGAGGAACTGCATCAGTGCTACAGAGGAGACGGTGACCCCGCAGCATCGGCTCTG GCCATTGCTGGGGAAAGATACTTCCGCAGAGACGCCCCAGTTTTTCTACCTTCGCGCCTTCCTGGCTGAAGGTAAGGCGGAGTCTGCAG gCTCCTCTACCTGTCCTGTGTCCCTGTTGCTGACGTTGTCCACCTTGTACCTATTAGATGAAGACCCTGTAAGGTCCCATGCAGAATCTCCCCTCCCAGTGGGGTCTGGTGAAGCCTCTGAGCAGCCTGCTCCCCAGGGGCCAGGTCCTTCTTTGCAGGTCAGGGAGCAGCAACCACTCAGCAGTCTGAGCTCTGTGCAGCTGTATCGCACAAGCCCCTTGGACCTGCGGCTGATCTTCTACgatgag GTGTCTCGGCTGGAGAGTTTCTGGGCACTCCGTGTTGTGTGTGGGGAGCAGCTGACAGACCTGCTGGCCTGGATTCGGGAGCCCTGGGAAGAGTTGTTTTCCATTGGACTCCGGACAGTAACCCAGGAGGCTCTGGACCTCGACCGATAA
- the Stk11ip gene encoding serine/threonine-protein kinase 11-interacting protein isoform X10, with protein MTTAPRDSVVWKLAGLLRESGDAVLSGCSTLSLLTATLQQLNRVFELYLGPWGPGQTGFVALPSHPADSPVILQLQFLFDVLQKTLSLKLVHTPGVGLPGPIKIFPFKSLRQLELRGVPIHSLCGLRGIYSQLETLVCNRSIQALEELLSACGGDLCSALPWLALLSADFSYNALSNLDSSLRLLSALRFLNLSHNHIQDCKGFLMDLSELYHLDISYNHLRLVPRMGPSGAALGTLILRANELRSLQGNTTPHPLTHNMPPQGLLSSAVGLEQLKNLRHLDVAYNLLEGHTELAPLWLLAELRKLYLEGNPLWFHPAHRATTAQYLSPRARDAAHGFLLDGKVLSLKDLQTSESSRLGPMTQPLSWPVGSTTETSGGPELSDSLSSGGIVAQAPLRKVKSRVRVRRASISEPSDTDPELRTLDPSPAGWFVQQHRELELLASFRERFGCDWLQYRSHLETMGSPPLATIKTPALGTPPLDAQSLETARSPPAIGEDTKESPEKVSEEGREELEPHEEEREEQEREEGSREDLGEEEEQEQKAVEELCRPMLVCPLQGTEGVQGRECFLRVTSAHLFEVGLQAAQTLERLELQSLVSAELQSETESQREPGSEGSGPPSGAPVLVLRFSYICPDRQLRCYAVLEPEAHEAIQELLAVLTPFTSVKDQQPGEAKDPQGPRFQCLRCSCEFKPQEPRLGLESDDGWKPLFQNTESPVVCPNCGSDHVVLLAVSGEVPNRERNQEEQSSDSACDLADHSGCPSVPDGIPPQASISHGCSSWNLSPTLGHTGFRSVDHRLRLFLDVEVFSDSEEEFQCCTKVPVVLAGHTRESLCLVVVSDRMLYLLKVTGPICGPPASWLEPTLAIPLQDLSGMELGLAGQSLRLEWAAGTGHCVLLPRDARQCRAFLEELTGVLQSLPRTQRNCISATEETVTPQHRLWPLLGKDTSAETPQFFYLRAFLAEGSSTCPVSLLLTLSTLYLLDEDPVRSHAESPLPVGSGEASEQPAPQGPGPSLQVREQQPLSSLSSVQLYRTSPLDLRLIFYDEVSRLESFWALRVVCGEQLTDLLAWIREPWEELFSIGLRTVTQEALDLDR; from the exons ATGACGACCGCCCCGCGGGACTCAGTAGTGTGGAAGCTCGCGGGACTTTTGCGGGAGTCGG gGGATGCAGTTCTCTCTGGCTGTAGCACACTGAGCCTGCTAACAGCCACACTGCAGCAGCTGAACAGAGTGTTTGAACTGTACCTAGGGCCATGGGGCCCCGGCCAGACAGGCTTTGTGGCTCTTCCCTCCCACCCTGCAGACTCACCAGTCATCCTCCAGCTTCAGTTCCTTTTCGATGTGCTGCAGAAAACACTGTCACTCAAG CTGGTCCACACCCCTGGTGTTGGCCTTCCAGGGCCTATCAAGATTTTCCCCTTCAAGTCCCTTCGACAGCTGGAG CTTCGAGGAGTCCCTATCCACAGCCTGTGTGGCCTCCGTGGCATCTACTCACAGCTAGAGACCCTGGTTTGTAACAGAAGCATCCAGGCACTAGAG GAGCTCTTGTCGGCCTGCGGTGGGGACCTCTGCTCTGCCCTCCCCTGGCTAGCCTTGCTCTCTGCCGACTTCAGCTACAATGCACTTAGCAACTTAGACAGCTCCCTG CGACTCCTGTCCGCTCTGCGCTTCCTCAACCTGAGCCACAACCATATCCAGGACTGCAAAGGCTTCCTGATG GACTTATCTGAGCTGTACCATTTGGACATCTCCTATAACCACCTGCGCTTGGTGCCAAGAATGGGACCGTCAGGGGCTGCTCTGGGGACTCTGATCCTGAGGGCCAATGAGCTTCGGAGCCTTCAGG GGAACACAACACCACACCCCCTCACCCACAACATGCCTCCACAAGGCCTTCTCTCCTCTGCCGTAGGCCTGGAGCAGCTGAAGAACCTGCGGCATCTCGATGTGGCCTATAACCTTCTAGAAGGACACACAGAGCTGGCACCACTATGGCTGCTGGCTGAGCTCCGTAAG CTCTATCTGGAAGGTAACCCTTTGTGGTTCCACCCTGCGCACCGGGCAACCACCGCTCAGTACTTGTCACCTCGGGCCAGAGATGCTGCTCATGGC TTCCTTCTTGATGGCAAGGTTTTGTCCCTGAAGGATCTTCAG ACTTCAGAATCTTCACGGCTTGGTCCCATGACCCAACCTTTGTCCTGGCCAGTGGGGAGTACCACTGAAACCTCAGGTGGCCCTGAGCTGAGTGATAGCCTCTCCTCAGGGGGCATTGTGGCCCAGGCTCCACTTCGTAAGGTTAAG AGCCGAGTCCGTGTGAGGCGGGCTAGCATCTCTGAGCCCAGTGACACAGACCCAGAGCTTCGAACTCTGGACCCCTCCCCGGCTG GGTGGTTTGTGCAGCAACACCGGGAACTTGAGCTGCTGGCCAGCTTCCGGGAGCGGTTTGGCTGTGACTGGCTGCAGTATAGGAGCCACCTGGAGACCATGGGGAGCCCCCCTCTTGCCACCATCAAGACTCCTGCCCTTGGAACCCCTCCTCTGGATGCCCAGAGCCTGGAGACTGCACGCAGCCCTCCAGCGATAGGGGAAGACACTAAGGAATCGCCAGAGAAGGTGtcagaggaaggcagggaggagctCGAGCCCCacgaagaagagagggaagagcaggagagagaagagggatcGAGAGAGGacctgggggaggaagaggagcaggagcagaaggcagTGGAAG AGCTCTGTCGCCCCATGTTGGTGTGTCCCTTGCAGGGAACTGAGGGCGTGCAAGGAAGGGAGTGCTTTCTCCGGGTCACTTCTGCCCACTTGTTTGAAGTGGGACTCCAAGCAGCCCAGACTCTGGAGCGGCTGGAGCTACAGAGCCTGGTGTCAGCTGAGCTACAGTCAGAGACTGAAAGCCAGAGAGAACCAGGGTCTGAG GGCTCAGGCCCACCCTCTGGGGCTCCAGTTCTTGTTCTGCGCTTTTCCTACATTTGTCCCGACCGGCAGTTGCGTTGCTATGCTGTGCTGGAGCCAGAGGCCCATGAAGCCATCCAG GAGCTACTTGCTGTACTGACCCCATTCACCAGCGTGAAAGACCAGCAGCCTGGGGAGGCCAAGGACCCACAGGGGCCCAGATTCCAGTGCCTGCGCTGTAGCTGTGAGTTCAAGCCTCAGGAGCCCAGGTTGGGACTGGAGAGTGACGACGGCTGGAAGCCTCTGTTTCAAAATACAG AATCTCCTGTTGTGTGTCCAAACTGTGGGAGTGACCATGTGGTTCTCCTAGCTGTGTCTGGGGAAGTCCCTAATAGAGAGCGGAACCAGGAAGAACAATCATCAGATTCTGCCTGTGACCTTGCTGACCACAGTGGCTGTCCCAGTGTGCCTGACGGCATCCCACCTCAGGCATCCATATCCCATGGCTGCAGCAGCTGGAACCTCAGCCCGA CCCTTGGACACACAGGTTTTCGATCTGTGGACCACCGACTCCGGCTCTTCCTGGATGTTGAGGTGTTCAGTGACTCCGAGGAGGAGTTCCAGTGCTGCACCAAG GTGCCGGTGGTGTTAGCAGGCCACACGAGGGAGTCTCTGTGCCTTGTGGTTGTGTCTGACCGTATGCTTTACCTGTTGAAGGTGACAGGGCCCATCTG CGGGCCTCCTGCTAGCTGGCTTGAGCCCACCCTGGCCATTCCTCTGCAGGATCTGAGTGGCATGGAGCTTGGCCTTGCAGGCCAGAGCCTTCGTTTAGAGTGGGCAGCTGGGACTGGCCACTGTGTGCTGCTGCCCCGAGATGCCAGGCAGTGCCGTGCCTTCCTTGAGGAGCTCACTG GGGTTTTGCAGTCTCTGCCTCGTACCCAGAGGAACTGCATCAGTGCTACAGAGGAGACGGTGACCCCGCAGCATCGGCTCTG GCCATTGCTGGGGAAAGATACTTCCGCAGAGACGCCCCAGTTTTTCTACCTTCGCGCCTTCCTGGCTGAAG gCTCCTCTACCTGTCCTGTGTCCCTGTTGCTGACGTTGTCCACCTTGTACCTATTAGATGAAGACCCTGTAAGGTCCCATGCAGAATCTCCCCTCCCAGTGGGGTCTGGTGAAGCCTCTGAGCAGCCTGCTCCCCAGGGGCCAGGTCCTTCTTTGCAGGTCAGGGAGCAGCAACCACTCAGCAGTCTGAGCTCTGTGCAGCTGTATCGCACAAGCCCCTTGGACCTGCGGCTGATCTTCTACgatgag GTGTCTCGGCTGGAGAGTTTCTGGGCACTCCGTGTTGTGTGTGGGGAGCAGCTGACAGACCTGCTGGCCTGGATTCGGGAGCCCTGGGAAGAGTTGTTTTCCATTGGACTCCGGACAGTAACCCAGGAGGCTCTGGACCTCGACCGATAA
- the Stk11ip gene encoding serine/threonine-protein kinase 11-interacting protein isoform X11, whose translation MTTAPRDSVVWKLAGLLRESGDAVLSGCSTLSLLTATLQQLNRVFELYLGPWGPGQTGFVALPSHPADSPVILQLQFLFDVLQKTLSLKLVHTPGVGLPGPIKIFPFKSLRQLELRGVPIHSLCGLRGIYSQLETLVCNRSIQALEELLSACGGDLCSALPWLALLSADFSYNALSNLDSSLRLLSALRFLNLSHNHIQDCKGFLMDLSELYHLDISYNHLRLVPRMGPSGAALGTLILRANELRSLQGLEQLKNLRHLDVAYNLLEGHTELAPLWLLAELRKLYLEGNPLWFHPAHRATTAQYLSPRARDAAHGFLLDGKVLSLKDLQQTSESSRLGPMTQPLSWPVGSTTETSGGPELSDSLSSGGIVAQAPLRKVKSRVRVRRASISEPSDTDPELRTLDPSPAGWFVQQHRELELLASFRERFGCDWLQYRSHLETMGSPPLATIKTPALGTPPLDAQSLETARSPPAIGEDTKESPEKVSEEGREELEPHEEEREEQEREEGSREDLGEEEEQEQKAVEAELCRPMLVCPLQGTEGVQGRECFLRVTSAHLFEVGLQAAQTLERLELQSLVSAELQSETESQREPGSEGSGPPSGAPVLVLRFSYICPDRQLRCYAVLEPEAHEAIQELLAVLTPFTSVKDQQPGEAKDPQGPRFQCLRCSCEFKPQEPRLGLESDDGWKPLFQNTESPVVCPNCGSDHVVLLAVSGEVPNRERNQEEQSSDSACDLADHSGCPSVPDGIPPQASISHGCSSWNLSPTLGHTGFRSVDHRLRLFLDVEVFSDSEEEFQCCTKVPVVLAGHTRESLCLVVVSDRMLYLLKVTGPICGPPASWLEPTLAIPLQDLSGMELGLAGQSLRLEWAAGTGHCVLLPRDARQCRAFLEELTGVLQSLPRTQRNCISATEETVTPQHRLWPLLGKDTSAETPQFFYLRAFLAEGKAESAGSSTCPVSLLLTLSTLYLLDEDPVRSHAESPLPVGSGEASEQPAPQGPGPSLQVREQQPLSSLSSVQLYRTSPLDLRLIFYDEVSRLESFWALRVVCGEQLTDLLAWIREPWEELFSIGLRTVTQEALDLDR comes from the exons ATGACGACCGCCCCGCGGGACTCAGTAGTGTGGAAGCTCGCGGGACTTTTGCGGGAGTCGG gGGATGCAGTTCTCTCTGGCTGTAGCACACTGAGCCTGCTAACAGCCACACTGCAGCAGCTGAACAGAGTGTTTGAACTGTACCTAGGGCCATGGGGCCCCGGCCAGACAGGCTTTGTGGCTCTTCCCTCCCACCCTGCAGACTCACCAGTCATCCTCCAGCTTCAGTTCCTTTTCGATGTGCTGCAGAAAACACTGTCACTCAAG CTGGTCCACACCCCTGGTGTTGGCCTTCCAGGGCCTATCAAGATTTTCCCCTTCAAGTCCCTTCGACAGCTGGAG CTTCGAGGAGTCCCTATCCACAGCCTGTGTGGCCTCCGTGGCATCTACTCACAGCTAGAGACCCTGGTTTGTAACAGAAGCATCCAGGCACTAGAG GAGCTCTTGTCGGCCTGCGGTGGGGACCTCTGCTCTGCCCTCCCCTGGCTAGCCTTGCTCTCTGCCGACTTCAGCTACAATGCACTTAGCAACTTAGACAGCTCCCTG CGACTCCTGTCCGCTCTGCGCTTCCTCAACCTGAGCCACAACCATATCCAGGACTGCAAAGGCTTCCTGATG GACTTATCTGAGCTGTACCATTTGGACATCTCCTATAACCACCTGCGCTTGGTGCCAAGAATGGGACCGTCAGGGGCTGCTCTGGGGACTCTGATCCTGAGGGCCAATGAGCTTCGGAGCCTTCAGG GCCTGGAGCAGCTGAAGAACCTGCGGCATCTCGATGTGGCCTATAACCTTCTAGAAGGACACACAGAGCTGGCACCACTATGGCTGCTGGCTGAGCTCCGTAAG CTCTATCTGGAAGGTAACCCTTTGTGGTTCCACCCTGCGCACCGGGCAACCACCGCTCAGTACTTGTCACCTCGGGCCAGAGATGCTGCTCATGGC TTCCTTCTTGATGGCAAGGTTTTGTCCCTGAAGGATCTTCAG CAGACTTCAGAATCTTCACGGCTTGGTCCCATGACCCAACCTTTGTCCTGGCCAGTGGGGAGTACCACTGAAACCTCAGGTGGCCCTGAGCTGAGTGATAGCCTCTCCTCAGGGGGCATTGTGGCCCAGGCTCCACTTCGTAAGGTTAAG AGCCGAGTCCGTGTGAGGCGGGCTAGCATCTCTGAGCCCAGTGACACAGACCCAGAGCTTCGAACTCTGGACCCCTCCCCGGCTG GGTGGTTTGTGCAGCAACACCGGGAACTTGAGCTGCTGGCCAGCTTCCGGGAGCGGTTTGGCTGTGACTGGCTGCAGTATAGGAGCCACCTGGAGACCATGGGGAGCCCCCCTCTTGCCACCATCAAGACTCCTGCCCTTGGAACCCCTCCTCTGGATGCCCAGAGCCTGGAGACTGCACGCAGCCCTCCAGCGATAGGGGAAGACACTAAGGAATCGCCAGAGAAGGTGtcagaggaaggcagggaggagctCGAGCCCCacgaagaagagagggaagagcaggagagagaagagggatcGAGAGAGGacctgggggaggaagaggagcaggagcagaaggcagTGGAAG CAGAGCTCTGTCGCCCCATGTTGGTGTGTCCCTTGCAGGGAACTGAGGGCGTGCAAGGAAGGGAGTGCTTTCTCCGGGTCACTTCTGCCCACTTGTTTGAAGTGGGACTCCAAGCAGCCCAGACTCTGGAGCGGCTGGAGCTACAGAGCCTGGTGTCAGCTGAGCTACAGTCAGAGACTGAAAGCCAGAGAGAACCAGGGTCTGAG GGCTCAGGCCCACCCTCTGGGGCTCCAGTTCTTGTTCTGCGCTTTTCCTACATTTGTCCCGACCGGCAGTTGCGTTGCTATGCTGTGCTGGAGCCAGAGGCCCATGAAGCCATCCAG GAGCTACTTGCTGTACTGACCCCATTCACCAGCGTGAAAGACCAGCAGCCTGGGGAGGCCAAGGACCCACAGGGGCCCAGATTCCAGTGCCTGCGCTGTAGCTGTGAGTTCAAGCCTCAGGAGCCCAGGTTGGGACTGGAGAGTGACGACGGCTGGAAGCCTCTGTTTCAAAATACAG AATCTCCTGTTGTGTGTCCAAACTGTGGGAGTGACCATGTGGTTCTCCTAGCTGTGTCTGGGGAAGTCCCTAATAGAGAGCGGAACCAGGAAGAACAATCATCAGATTCTGCCTGTGACCTTGCTGACCACAGTGGCTGTCCCAGTGTGCCTGACGGCATCCCACCTCAGGCATCCATATCCCATGGCTGCAGCAGCTGGAACCTCAGCCCGA CCCTTGGACACACAGGTTTTCGATCTGTGGACCACCGACTCCGGCTCTTCCTGGATGTTGAGGTGTTCAGTGACTCCGAGGAGGAGTTCCAGTGCTGCACCAAG GTGCCGGTGGTGTTAGCAGGCCACACGAGGGAGTCTCTGTGCCTTGTGGTTGTGTCTGACCGTATGCTTTACCTGTTGAAGGTGACAGGGCCCATCTG CGGGCCTCCTGCTAGCTGGCTTGAGCCCACCCTGGCCATTCCTCTGCAGGATCTGAGTGGCATGGAGCTTGGCCTTGCAGGCCAGAGCCTTCGTTTAGAGTGGGCAGCTGGGACTGGCCACTGTGTGCTGCTGCCCCGAGATGCCAGGCAGTGCCGTGCCTTCCTTGAGGAGCTCACTG GGGTTTTGCAGTCTCTGCCTCGTACCCAGAGGAACTGCATCAGTGCTACAGAGGAGACGGTGACCCCGCAGCATCGGCTCTG GCCATTGCTGGGGAAAGATACTTCCGCAGAGACGCCCCAGTTTTTCTACCTTCGCGCCTTCCTGGCTGAAGGTAAGGCGGAGTCTGCAG gCTCCTCTACCTGTCCTGTGTCCCTGTTGCTGACGTTGTCCACCTTGTACCTATTAGATGAAGACCCTGTAAGGTCCCATGCAGAATCTCCCCTCCCAGTGGGGTCTGGTGAAGCCTCTGAGCAGCCTGCTCCCCAGGGGCCAGGTCCTTCTTTGCAGGTCAGGGAGCAGCAACCACTCAGCAGTCTGAGCTCTGTGCAGCTGTATCGCACAAGCCCCTTGGACCTGCGGCTGATCTTCTACgatgag GTGTCTCGGCTGGAGAGTTTCTGGGCACTCCGTGTTGTGTGTGGGGAGCAGCTGACAGACCTGCTGGCCTGGATTCGGGAGCCCTGGGAAGAGTTGTTTTCCATTGGACTCCGGACAGTAACCCAGGAGGCTCTGGACCTCGACCGATAA